A stretch of DNA from Armigeres subalbatus isolate Guangzhou_Male unplaced genomic scaffold, GZ_Asu_2 Contig1099, whole genome shotgun sequence:
CATAGcacacatattttgaaaatatttttaaatttattgttgaaattttgtctATATATTTCGGTACTGTTCAGAGCAGATCGAGTTTTCAGATTATATGAATTAAACgtggattaaatttgaaataaaaagtcCCGGAAATGGGAAAAGATACGCTCACTTCAACTAGTAGGTGATAGATTTCATTACATTCCTATATAAGAACATGTTTAGATCTAGGGTAGAAGTCGGTTTGATTCTGTTCATCTCGTAATGATTGATTAACATATTCCGGTTTGTTAAGATTAGAAGCGACTATTACTATTCAAGCCAAATTGaagatttgttttgaaattggaGAATTGTTTAATGAATCTTGAATTTTTGTGCAtgtcccgggattttcgggattgtATAAATTagtttccggaattcggaaaatcCCGAAATCCCGGAATAGACTCTCTAAGTCTTAAAGAACTTCAAAAGTTCTTCAGTTCAGGAATATTTCTGATCTACTAGGAATCCTTACATATTTCCAGAAAGTGTTCAATAACTGTACGGAAaaccagaaaataaaaaaaaagtttcactttggtcactttttgagccTATAAGCAGCCTTTCTGAGCTGTCTCCTAGGAATTTCATTCAGAGAAAATTATTCTTTTAAAATCCCATAAATCTGAACAATTATCATTTGAACCTTTAAATATCTTTGAAATAATTAActtgaatttttttcaagaactagAAACTGAACTTTTTGGTTATCTGTTTTCTTCTGTTTATTTCTTTACTTGGGGATCCATGTGTATtaaacaaatttcgtttccgtctttcaaacatttcacagtTCCGGCAAGCCACCATTAGAGGATGTATTAAATTCATATGTGTGCTCTTATTTGTGCTTATTGCGTTGGTGCTCATCATACATAAGGAGCGGGAGCTACCCAGATTGAAAAAAGTTCTCTACCAACGTTACCATCGAAATGAACCATTCTTCAACGGTAGCCCGCGAAACGTGGACCGGGTTCGAGTCGACTGGCATGACTATGCGTACATGAAGCAAGAAGCGAAAAGAGAAGGCCCGGGAGAGCATGGGAAACCTTTCAAGTTGCAAAAACTGGAAGACATCCAGCTggacaagaaattgttcaaagagAATGGTTATTCAGCGGTGATTAGCGACATGATTGCTCTGAACCGCTCGGTGCCAGACATCAGACATCCACTGTGAGTCCAAACAGAAACATTGTCTAGGGTACAGGTTGAAGTCTTGTCATTCTATCTAACACTCTCTAGTTTCCAGATGTCGCAAAAAACTATACCTCAAAGATTTACCAACAGTCAGCGTGATTGTTATTTTCTACAATGAGCACTTCAGCACGTTGCTGCGTACTGTTTACAGTGTGCTTAATCGGTCTCCGCCCCAGCTACTGAAGGAAATCGTTTTGATTAACGATCACAGCACGAAGGAGTTTTTGTGGAAACAGTTGGATGACTTCGTACAGAGCAAATTGGCACCAAAGGTGAAGCTGATCAATTTGCCCGAACGATCTGGGTTGATCAAAGCACGGTTGGCCGGGGCGAAGGCCGCCACTGGAGATGTGATTATCGTACTGGACTCGCACACCGAGGTCAATGTGAACTGGCTTCCTCCTTTAATcggtaaaacatattatttatttaactaACAGAGAAAATAGGGTAACCGCTTCGGGACTTCATCTTATAGCTCTGACATTCGTCCcttgaaaaacaaagcaatggaataTGATTTCTTTcctatttttgtgttttttatcaGCAGTGAGAACGCATGTTAGCAAattgaagcgacgaaattggtgctgtatttctttgtttctcaaagaaatgaatatatgtttagtgagatggaaaactgAACAGGTCCCCTATATAGTTTTTACCGGATTCCACATTAcgtaattttaatatttttctgtaAAAAGATCAATAACAATAGAAAAGCTGAAAAATCAGTGCGCGCTTTTTCATTACGATACAAGATCACCCACTGCGGTTCCTCAGCAGTTTTATAAGTTATGAGGCTTTTATTTTCCATATCGCCGCCAGCTTCTTTCTAGCCAAAATTTAACTGATTGGAATTGAAATTGGCCGAGAAATCATGGTGGGTGATCATCATCAACCACCGCGTTTCAAGAGACTCGActgaagaaaataataattctTCATCCACAATTTATTTAGTATCGGCCTGCATAAGCTCGATTAGCCAATTAAAAAAGTTAGATACTAATAAATGTGGGAGCTATAAGATTAAAACATAAACACTTATTTTAATACGTTTAATTGTTCCAGAACCAATTGCCGAGGATTATCGAACGTGCGTTTGTCCGTTTATCGACGGTATAGTCTATGACACTTTTGAATATCGTGGTCAAGGCGAAGGAAGGCGGGGAGCCTTTGATTGGAAGTTTTTGTACAAGCAATTGCCTCTACGACCCGGCGATCAGCTGGATCCAACAGAGCCCTTTTCAAGCCCCATCATGGCTGGAGGATTGTTTGCGATCAGTGCAAAGTTTTTCTGGGAGATCGGCGGATATGATGAAGAGCTGGACATTTGGGGTGGAGAGCAGTACGAGCTCAGCTTCAAGATTTGGCAATGTGGCGGCAAAATGGTTGATGCACCGTGCTCTCGCGTTGGGCATGTCTACCGAGGGTATGCACCGTTCCCAAATCCCAGAGGAAAGAATTTTGTTATCCGGAACTTCAAAAGGGTAGCAGAAGTGTGGATGGATGAATATAAGCAGTTCCTGTACGAAAGAAATCCTGAGTTTGACAAAACTGATGCGGGCGATCTGACGGAACGGAAAGCTTTGAGAGAGAAGCTTCAGTGCAAACCTTTCAGGTGGTTTTTGGAAGAGGTTGCTCCAGATATTCTATTGAAATACCCAACGCGTGATCCAAGCCCATTTGCTTCTGGAACAGTGCGAAGTTTGGCTAACCCGAAGTTGTGTTTGGATTCAATTAATCATGGTGAAAAGGAGCCAGTTGGACTATTCGAATGCGCTGCAAATAAGACCCATCCGCAGCAAAACCAACGTTTAATATTGTCTTACTTTCGCGATATTCGAATCGCCAGCGTTGATAAATGTCTGGACGCCGAGGGTATTGGTGCTGAAGTGATCATGTATAATTGTCATGAATCTCAGGGCAATCAGCTTTTTAAATACGACATCGTAAGAAATTTTATGATATTATTTTGATTAGCAGTTGCTAATTCTATGATCAATTGTATTTTCAGGAAAACCAAGCTATTATACACGGAATGCCCGAGTGGAATCAGTGCCTCGATCTCGTGGGACGGAAAGTAATAATTTCAGTGTGTGATCACAGGAAGAAGACACAACGGTGGGAGTGGGGTTTTGTGAATGAGACGAACTTGAATAATTGGAAATCATATGGGTCAGAACTTCTGCCTTAGTTGTTGCTTtccatgttatttttttttctgttaattATTAAAGTTTTACTGATATAACTCTTTTGTGTTACCTAAGTTCTTGATTCAATTTTAAAAACCGTATTCCGATTAAAAAGATTATTCAGATTAATATCCACATGTTTTATTTGATTGATGCAAACGTCGAAACTGACTTCAAAGCTATAGAGCTAATGAATGGACTCCGGGCATGgataataattgtaaaaaatcttcTAACTGAATGAGGGCGTTTGGGCGTTCAATCCGGGTTCAAGTCATATGACTTTTTGACTTGAACTTTAGTACGTTCAAATTAAGTCAAGTGTCTTATTGATTCCATCAAATTGGTATACGTTTATGTAAAAGTATTTTTTATCCGAAATGGGCATAAGTAATAAAAAGAAACAAATAACTTTCATTGATTGatcattttggtcattttgagctggaaagaaaaaaagtaaaacaaatcgctattgggagcgggaccatttgggcagcacctcctattcccgtccgcaacgttaataacttgaccgcgttccaaccaaatggcttgattgtttgtacatcactagatatcgacagaaactaaccatgaaCTAAAAACAAgtaacgaaatacgtatctgcaaagatatcgaaaattaactggtggaattaaatggagagtacttaaggtcactcctgacggaatccaggtttcaaagtgctcgcgttttcgggggcacaccactcgacacGGAAGCAACTCACAACTGTCGTTTTTATTTCTTCACGCATgtcgacgcagcaaagctaaatcaacaaaactgACAGTTGTGCactgcctccgtatcgagtggtgtgcccccgaaaacgcgagcaatttgaaacttggattccgtcaggagtgaccttaattcgtcttagacggtagtTCGGTTGTAATGCACTctagtaatgaacgttgctgacgggaatagagGGTGCTgtccaaatggttctctaccctaaatCGAATGTATTTAATACGCTTTGAAGGTGGCAATACGGAGAGAAGGAATTGGCACTCACAAGTGGTACGGTCTTACAAGATCATTTCAGCAGAACTACGTAGTCTTCAGCCATTCAAAGATGTGTAGAAAAATGTAGATGGTAGTATTGAGAGAAGATTTGACCCACCATCAAGTGTCGACGAAATCTAGCTGGTTGACGAGAACATGTACTTGAGAAAAAGAGATCATGTATTTGAACAGTCGGTCCGAGTTGACACCATTGCCATTTTCAAAGACAAACAAAAATCTATTATAgacgtctgatgatggctgaaggaCAGTAAGCCGAAATGCGTCACGAAAAATTATGCTGTGAAGTTTAAATATCATTGAGAAAAGCCAATCTAACGGATTAATTAATTAGTAAACTCGCGGTGATTGgcacaaacaataaaaaatgtcttcaagacgaggttagtactttccatttaacttcactacgttttgttatctttatgttatcagatacgtatttcgacctcaactgtgaggccgtgtctcgtacttgactcgctTAAATAGTGtttccatactaaaatccaagatggctgaatcgtgaatttggaagattggaacacctagtggtgtattcatcttgcacAATAGTCTTCTCCATTAAGCTCGGTTCATtcgtcaaccacgcagtctacggagggtccgcaccTTACCTTCTCATGCCCGTCGAATAGAGATCAATAACTGTTTTCACCGGGCTATCTGGCCACGTGCCAGCGCCGTTGTCCGATTTTCGTGGTTTGAACGATGGTTGGTTTTCcaatagctgatgcaactcgtgattaaTTTGTCTTCACCAGGTACCGTCTGTCATCTACATAGATGGCAcgtagcactttcctttcaaaaactccaagtccTCCACTAGtcctccaggtctcgtgtccggaGAGGACTACCgatcttatgagcgttttgtagatatttagtttggcgaactctatttgattAGATTCTCTTGCGGAGTCCGAAGTACGAACGATTTCCTGTTGTGCTGAAGTTTAATATTGATAGGGTGGCCAAACCGCAAACTCGTCAAGGTCCTCGGAGTCGCCATCGCCCGAGGACTGACCTTCGTCCCTCATTTCCTAGCGGTCAAAAGTCGGCTGCAAATCAAGGATCTACCTTATTAAAACTTCATCAAGACCACGTAGGACGAACAACAGGGCCATTCGGTATCGTATCGGCGAAGCGCTGATTAACAGCAGACTGCTGTATGGACTGTGCAACAGACTGGAACTGACTTGTGCAGCACGTTGTTAGCTTGTCAACATACTCTCCCCAGTCTTAAAACAATATCTCCGCATAGCTTCCGGACTTCTTCCTTCCACACCTGCTGATGCTGCCTGCGCTGAAACAAGTATTCTCTTAACTTCATGTGCCAGAGGCTATTTGCCTAAAAGCCGCTGCATACGCTTCCACCACATCCGGGAACCATAGGAACCCTTTCCTTATTCAAGGGAATCGGATCATGCAAACGATGGCCGGCGTCAGTCTCCCCCGGTAGCTATACGGTCCACTGACATGGGGTGAGAAGCTGGCACTCCTCCATAGCCAACATAAACAGCTCCATTGCGAGGCGCTTTGAAAGCGGGGAAAACACGGAAGCTCTTCGAAGATCTTCGATGTgcattatggaacgtacacacggtcaagcagtttgactaacattgactccacctctcgtttattcaaacatccaccaagttttaccaacagcgacacgaacaatcaatttattcgaccaacaatatcacacacgaacgaccgaagcaccaactcgagcacaaaccatcaaaaaatatatgggggtttgtgcaacttcactacaaatgctcaaacatgttcggcgaaccttgactccacccccgacaactcaaaccaaaatcaaaccgttttaatttttccaacgagccgccaactgtcaaatggttgttcgaacaacttcaccacacgttcaaacaagcagcaaccgaagcgttttcttgggggcggagtcaatgttcgtcaaactgcttgactggtgtgtacgtagcattagagtgattcaaattttgacttttttgctcccctatgcttaaacgatggcatttgttATTTcaataatcgtcctaaatttttagctaattttgaTGTATACATAATTATAATATAATTTGATTAAGCACTAGCAGTTtcaagcttgtatgaaaattactatgaaaacagtaacttttgtgaaaaactgttctccatcattgcccattgagctctaaaactaaaatgtatgcatacgttagcaacataggaaatttaacaagggaaaatatcgtcgttgttgctaaacgatacaatgctggcaacaaaagttattatgctcttcatattcaaaattaaacttaaaagacatcaaaatcagaaaagcaTCTTGAAACCAAGCAATATTGAAATAGGAGATTATATTATGTTAGAAAATGAAAATCGATCCAAGTTAGCCAAAGTTTCAAAAGGACCATTTAGAGTTACAGCAATAAATCATCCGAATGTCACAATATTCGATAATAACAAAAAgcaatagagtagagtggggcaagagtacgcacttagttttcaatcgatcatgtggcccttatgaagcaagcttctgcatatcaaatcagtgtcgatgattaatatactcttcctttatgttacccagtggaaacaatattgaaattattgagattcgttttagtagaacccttattgcaagacaagtgaaaaacgcactcttaccccaccggtggggtaaaagtgcgcatcgggtggggtaagagtacgcatttatccaatcatgtgctttgagtacatattaacacaaataagagttaataacatttaattgatgtttaattagcatatattagggaatgtttgaagattacgtaactcttaaagggggagggggtcctaaaaatgtgcactttcatacgaaaaaccattgttttttatatatacaaaaaactacagaggtaaaaatatatatatatcaggtttcgcgtggcgtatacaaaggcattttccttaaagaaagtccaccaatcacgtaacgtaaaatttggctatttcatcacacCTCCCCCacccccccctatcttacactatttgtatgaatcctctaacaattatatggatcgtcacacatctcacaacccctcccagctaaacgatgcgtaatttatgaatgtttcttttgattaaatgaaattatcatttagatgaaattgtgttttcgtactatgtttaggtgtacaacaagtcctaatacaatttcattatttcgtttcagtgctttgttcgctaagtcctttctaacaccgaataacttcaacttatcctaaaaacttgtgataatttcaaactCTGTccctttttcttagttgtggatcttgacgctttggaagaagtcttatttcagcCATAGacacgggtttgacatcataacttgaagattcctatgcgtactcttgccccaccggttcctgcgtacttttaccccacagtcccaaaaaatattcaagtaatggttttgacttcttggaaaaccatccggattggtgttctgtaccataaagtactctatacaataggttatcgaaatggtataatgttcacctgattgaacgtatatatggtaatgaaatactagttgcggaaatccaattatttttagcaaaatgaccaaaaagttatctaactccatatctcccttgttatttattcaaatcgtttacaattacacatgataataattggccagaatacctgtcaaactgatgcagtgctgctagtttatctttttttattacttcaaaaaatcgaaaacgtactcttaccccacgcgcactcttgccccactctactctactatacaatacataaaaacaaaactatcaaattgaaaaactacaatacataaaaaaatatataatgttACATATATAACCTAATAGAATGTAAGGAACAATGTATAAAGATATTTGGAgcactacaaaaaaaaaaatgatctcaCGTAGTTCTATCATTTTTCTCTTAGGGGGAAGGTGTGGCATACCCACCACACATCTTCAAAACACATTATCCTTTTCCATGATCCTGCAACATGTGCATCAAATCATGTTAcatcatccttttcaaatgCGCTTACGTTGAATTTGTCATTTGAATATTTACGACCCGCTCGAAATGGCATAATATTTTATGACCTTCTTTTACATTTCCTAAAACATAGATTCTTTACACATTCTTCTGTTTCGACCAACAGCGACGAACAACGTCCGCATACCTAGAAGTGCGAAGTCAAATATTTATTACCTACTTCAACAAGCGACCCTCAAGATATTTACAAACGCAAAGCTAAATTACAAACATATGGTGCTCCAGATTTCTTCTGTTTAGCGTTAAGTTCGACTTGTGTGAACCTTCTCCATTATATACAAAATTGAATAAAGTCAGTCTTAACTGTAACCTCGAACGAGTCACAAGACTTTTCATCTCTATGAGAAAACCCGGATAACGAGAAACCCCACAACATGAACGTTCAACCAAGACCGCTACGGAACAATTCGTTGCTGAGGCTCCCCTTTCGTCGCACTAACTACGGTGCAGAAACTGCAATCTACGGCCTCCAGAGAACGTTTAATAGAGTTTCTTCCATGTTCGACTTCAACTTGACGCGGAATGTTCTTCGTCGtagattttctgaattttttcgtTGATTGTATGTGATAAGGCtgcattttatttgtttaaatatttttatcttGACAATGctactatgttatattttttttgactATGTGCGTTTTTTAGTATTAATTAGTGTTTACATACATCATTAGGGCTAATTGTAGTCTGTTGATGAAATcacacaataaataaataaataaatgggaCTACTAATCTtaagttgatgatttttatggtaCAACCACAAAGAGATTGGAGTGCCACCGCAAGTCACCTTAAGCATGTGCTTTCTGTTGTAGTCCGCAGTAtcgaagtgtgtttgtttaccagcCGATGATTGCTAGAACGACTCAAATTAATAGCGTATGGCTATTTTGTGGGCAATGTTTCAGGGATGTAGTAGCAAACCGTAGAAGGATCCCAAATCAATCTGTCGAGGGATCCAAAAAAAGGatcccgaagcaaatcatcgaaggattcGGCAAATCGTCAaaagattccgaagcaattcgtcaaAGGATCTTCgtggaattccgaagcaattcgaaGGATTCCGATGCAAATCGTCAGAGAtgattccgaagtaaatcgtcgaagtattctgaaacaaatcgtcaaggaattccgaagcaaatttcCGAACGATTCTggaacaaatcttcgaacgattccaaaggaattccgaagcaaatcaacgagagattctgaagcaaattctccatggattatgaagggtatctcccacagattcccaagggcgATACCAATACCGAAAGaaatccagtgtgaattcttctggattccggttggaatacttcgatgattctaaaaggaattcttcagagattccaaTGAAAATTCTTCTCGAATTCTGATAGGAATttctctcggattctgatgagaattgCGGAGATTtcatgctgctaggcaagcggaagtctgctggAATACTGTAACTCCAATccgttatgcaacgtacacaccagtcaagcagttcgacgaacattgactccgcccccacgaaaacgcttcggttgctgctttgtttgaacgtgtgtgaagttgttcgagcaaccatttgacagttgccggctcggttggaaaaaattaaaacggtttgattttggtttgagttgtcggggtggagtcaaggttcgccgaacatgtttgagcatttgtagtgaagttgcacaaacccccatatattttctgatggttggtgctcaagttggcgcttcggtcgt
This window harbors:
- the LOC134202220 gene encoding N-acetylgalactosaminyltransferase 4-like, translated to MGKVARPFRQYKHAALRKFRQATIRGCIKFICVLLFVLIALVLIIHKERELPRLKKVLYQRYHRNEPFFNGSPRNVDRVRVDWHDYAYMKQEAKREGPGEHGKPFKLQKLEDIQLDKKLFKENGYSAVISDMIALNRSVPDIRHPLCRKKLYLKDLPTVSVIVIFYNEHFSTLLRTVYSVLNRSPPQLLKEIVLINDHSTKEFLWKQLDDFVQSKLAPKVKLINLPERSGLIKARLAGAKAATGDVIIVLDSHTEVNVNWLPPLIEPIAEDYRTCVCPFIDGIVYDTFEYRGQGEGRRGAFDWKFLYKQLPLRPGDQLDPTEPFSSPIMAGGLFAISAKFFWEIGGYDEELDIWGGEQYELSFKIWQCGGKMVDAPCSRVGHVYRGYAPFPNPRGKNFVIRNFKRVAEVWMDEYKQFLYERNPEFDKTDAGDLTERKALREKLQCKPFRWFLEEVAPDILLKYPTRDPSPFASGTVRSLANPKLCLDSINHGEKEPVGLFECAANKTHPQQNQRLILSYFRDIRIASVDKCLDAEGIGAEVIMYNCHESQGNQLFKYDIENQAIIHGMPEWNQCLDLVGRKVIISVCDHRKKTQRWEWGFVNETNLNNWKSYGSELLP